One window from the genome of Montipora foliosa isolate CH-2021 chromosome 5, ASM3666993v2, whole genome shotgun sequence encodes:
- the LOC138003115 gene encoding uncharacterized protein isoform X2: MEDLSAQNRWIPWEEVVSAVSKQREKFELTGPMKFKAKEFCDLIMLSLYVFIPRARGLEIRTLEVLSVLSGEQASNFDPKSSTGKNYLIVKDSGDIVLHFNNYKTRKFSGRDELALQPQDELCRLLLSYIKDYRPHMVTDSSGRYLLLVRL, from the exons gGAGGAAGTGGTTTCCGCCGTTAGCAAGCAAAGAGAAAAGTTTGAATTGACAGGCCCGATGAAGTTCAAAGCCAAAGAATTTTGTGACCTAATAATGCTATCCTTGTACGTGTTTATTCCCCGGGCACGGGGATTGGAAATAAGGACCCTGGAAGTCCTGTCAGTCCTGTCAGGGGAACAGGCTAGTAACTTTGACCCAAAGAGCTCCACTGGGAAGAATTATTTGATTGTCAAGGATAGTGGGGACATTGTCCTCCACTTTAATAACTACAAGAcaaggaagttttctggacgAGACGAGCTGGCTCTACAG CCACAGGACGAGCTATGTCGACTGCTTCTGTCATACATAAAAGATTATCGGCCGCATATGGTGACCGATTCCAGTGGTAGATACCTCCTGCTGGTAAGGCTTTAA